In Streptomonospora litoralis, one DNA window encodes the following:
- a CDS encoding ArdC family protein: MPRMTPADLNEMITLAVATSDPGQLDTVEALAARLGDRYSPTNTLAIWAQLPTATQVRGFRQWQEHGRVVAKGQKGLGVFMPNTRRKKDTEETGTPEPAAGGDGTRRQAVGYHVGYVWDISQTVPADCQEPRGACTCPLPAPAASGHRPDRQVLAELLAAYTTDEDHEEVSA; the protein is encoded by the coding sequence ATGCCACGCATGACCCCCGCCGACCTCAACGAGATGATCACGCTCGCGGTCGCCACCTCGGACCCCGGCCAGCTCGACACCGTCGAAGCCCTCGCCGCCCGCCTCGGCGACCGCTACAGCCCCACCAACACCCTGGCGATCTGGGCGCAGCTGCCCACCGCCACCCAGGTGCGCGGGTTCCGCCAGTGGCAGGAGCACGGCCGCGTGGTCGCCAAAGGCCAGAAGGGCTTGGGCGTGTTCATGCCCAACACCCGCCGCAAGAAGGACACCGAAGAAACCGGAACGCCCGAACCGGCGGCCGGAGGCGACGGCACCCGCCGGCAGGCGGTCGGCTACCACGTCGGCTACGTCTGGGACATCTCGCAGACGGTGCCCGCCGACTGCCAGGAGCCGCGCGGCGCCTGCACGTGCCCGCTGCCCGCGCCCGCAGCGTCCGGCCACCGCCCCGACCGCCAGGTCCTGGCCGAGCTGCTCGCGGCCTACACCACCGACGAGGACCACGAGGAGGTGTCGGCATGA
- a CDS encoding DUF6011 domain-containing protein encodes MATSTAHTATCRRCHRPLTSARSIRLGYGKGCWAEIRAEKATLEGYKDHQIASATEAIEDGALVHYRDGIHLVVSADGTRTHRATAHHCTCQAGVRGTRCWHTAAVQILTAARLAPTAPARTFTLAA; translated from the coding sequence ATGGCCACCAGCACCGCCCACACCGCCACCTGCCGGCGCTGCCACCGCCCCCTCACCTCCGCCCGCAGCATCCGCCTCGGCTACGGCAAAGGCTGCTGGGCCGAGATCCGCGCCGAGAAGGCCACGCTGGAGGGCTACAAGGACCACCAGATCGCCTCCGCCACCGAGGCGATCGAAGACGGCGCCCTCGTCCACTACCGCGACGGCATCCACCTCGTCGTCTCCGCCGACGGCACCCGCACCCACCGCGCCACCGCCCACCACTGCACCTGCCAGGCCGGCGTCCGCGGCACCCGCTGCTGGCACACCGCGGCCGTGCAGATCCTCACCGCCGCCCGCCTGGCCCCCACCGCGCCGGCGCGCACGTTCACCCTGGCCGCCTGA
- a CDS encoding ParB/RepB/Spo0J family partition protein has product MAATQKTIPLDRIDRDPAQPRQHFDETELDKLAGSLAAVGQQQPVRVRYDRASRRYTLIMGERRWRAAHRAGLTELLAVVEHGTGSTFLESVVENSARADMTPMEEAEAFAKLIDEHGMTTEEVATAVGKTVAYITWRLPLLNLIGPAREALDKQHLPTGLAGYVCRLTSEGQRLVLNKWIKGEFTNFRDAEAFAQTRRELEDQGVMFDVDEPSEEEKKQIRKRRAQVTSQVDRLASAGGILHELAQADPAELARVLTGAAGPGVYQQRIAALREAAGKAESVLRKAAAMAASGASPDLDEAAGEEPAA; this is encoded by the coding sequence ATGGCCGCCACGCAGAAGACCATCCCGCTCGACCGCATCGACCGCGATCCCGCCCAGCCCCGCCAGCACTTCGACGAGACCGAACTGGACAAGCTCGCCGGCTCCCTGGCCGCGGTCGGCCAGCAGCAGCCGGTGCGGGTGCGCTACGACCGCGCGAGCCGCCGCTACACGCTGATCATGGGTGAGCGGCGGTGGCGCGCCGCCCACCGCGCGGGCCTCACCGAGCTGCTGGCCGTCGTCGAGCACGGCACCGGATCCACCTTCCTGGAGTCGGTGGTGGAGAACTCCGCACGCGCCGACATGACCCCCATGGAGGAGGCCGAAGCCTTCGCAAAGCTGATCGACGAGCACGGCATGACCACCGAAGAGGTGGCCACAGCCGTCGGCAAGACGGTCGCCTACATCACCTGGCGGCTGCCGCTGCTGAACCTGATCGGCCCCGCCCGCGAGGCCCTCGACAAGCAGCACCTGCCCACGGGGCTGGCCGGCTACGTCTGCCGCCTCACCTCCGAGGGGCAGCGCCTGGTCCTCAACAAGTGGATCAAGGGCGAGTTCACCAACTTCCGCGACGCCGAAGCGTTCGCCCAGACCCGCCGGGAGCTGGAGGACCAGGGCGTCATGTTCGACGTCGACGAGCCCTCCGAGGAGGAGAAGAAGCAGATCCGCAAGCGGCGCGCGCAGGTCACCTCCCAGGTGGACCGGTTGGCGTCCGCGGGCGGAATCCTGCACGAGCTGGCCCAGGCGGACCCGGCCGAGCTGGCGCGGGTGCTGACCGGCGCCGCCGGCCCCGGGGTGTACCAGCAGCGCATCGCCGCGCTGCGCGAGGCGGCTGGCAAGGCGGAGTCGGTGCTGCGCAAGGCGGCGGCGATGGCCGCCTCCGGCGCCTCCCCCGACCTGGACGAGGCCGCCGGTGAGGAGCCGGCGGCCTGA